GATGTGCGCGAGCCTGAAGACCTGGGACCGCAGTGCGAATCTGGACAGCGGACTCGGCTTTGTACACTTCCAGAATGTCATGGAACCGTTGCAGCAAGTCCCGGATATCTGGCGAGTGGCGTTCGACCCGAAAGATCCGCAGCACACGCCCCGTGGCCTGGCGCTCGATAATTCGCAGGTCACCCAGGCGATTCGCGAGGCGATGCTGGCGTCGGTGGAACAGGTGGAAAAACTGGGGCTCAAGGATGACAGCCGTTGGGGTGATATTCAGGTGGTCAGCAGCGGTGGGCAACAGACGCCGATCCACGGCGGCCCAGGCACGCTTGGCGTGTACAACGCCATCCAGAGTGTTCCGAGAACCGACGGCAAACTTGAAGTCATCAGCGGCACCAGCTATTTGCAAGTGGTGACCTTTGATGACAAGGGGCCGCACGCCCAAGGCCTGCTGGCTTTCTCGTTGTCCAGCGACCCGACGTCGAAGTACTCACGGGATCAGACCGTTGCCTTTTCGAAGAAGCAGTTGAGCCCGCTGCCGTTTACCGAGCAGCAGATAACCTCAGATCCGCAGTATCAGGCGCAGACGATCCGCGAGCAGGATGAAAAAGCCGGGAAGGTCGCCGCTCAGTAAGAGGGCGATTCAAGCAGTAAAAAAGGCCACACCCCCTTGAGGGTTGCGGCCTTTTCAGCTTTTAGGGGTTTGTTGCGGGATCGAATTGAGTACCGGATTACCTTCCTTGTTACGGGTCAGGTAGACCGGCAGCACCTTGGGCAGGGACGCCACCAGGTTGTTCAATTCCTTGATGTTGTAGATGCCACCCAGGCGAATCGTGCCGGTGCTGTGGTCAGCGACCATGACCGGTTTGCTCAGGTAACGGTTGATCAACGGCAGGGCATCGTTCAGCGCCAGATCATCGATCACCAGTTTGCCACTGCGCCACGCCAGGGAATTGTCGTTGGGGTAGGTCTGATTGATCTGCGGCGTGAAGTCGCCGTGTTTATAACGCGCCTGCATCGCCGGCCCCAGGCGCAAGCCATCCCCCGGAAGGTCATCGTTGCTGCTCACCAGCACCGAGCCTTCAATCAGGTTCACGCGTACCTGATCCTCGTACATCCAGACGTTGAACTTGGTCCCGGTGACGCGAATCCTGCCGTCCGCTGCCCTGACAACAAAAGGGTGAGCCAGATCGTGGCTGACGCTGAAGAAGGCCTCGCCTTTTTCCAGCGTGACCCGGCGCTGATCCTTGTAGTTGCTGAAGATCAGTTCGCTGCCGAGGTTCAGCTCCACCTGGCTGCCATCGCTCAGGGTGACCTGACGGACCGTGTCACTCGCTTCGAAATGCTGATACGAATTCGGTAGCCAGCCCATGTTCCAGCCGCTGTACGCCGCCAGCGGCAACGCCAAGGCGCACACGGCGGCGGCGATGCCGACCGTGCGCCAAGGAGCGGCCTGTTTGAAGCGAGCTACCGATGTAACGGCTTCGGGACGCGGCAAATCCCCCGCGACTTCCCAGATCTCGAGCATGGCTTCGTACTCGAACGCATGCAGCGGATGAACATCACGCCAATGTTCGAAGGCGATCCGCTCTTCGGCGGTGCAGTCGACGGCGTGCAGACGCATGCACCAGTGCGCAGCGGCATCGGTGATGGCGTCATATTCGGCTTGCGAGAGAGAATTGTCGGTCATTGACTCATCCTGATTTCGTGCATTCTAACCTTGAGGGGAAGTCTGCGAGAACAGCCGTCATGGCAATTAACCATCAAATGAGAATTATTTTTGACATCAGGGCGTACTGACGTGCAGTTCACGGCCCAGATGACTGACCAGCCAGGCCACACTGTCGGCGTTGCCCAACTGTACGGTCAGCCTGACCAGCGGGTTTTTCTTGAACGTTTCGCGGGCTCCGCTGAGGTTTTCTGCGCCAGTCAACGCCAGGATATGGTCCTTCACCCGATCGGATTCCTTGTCGGAGTTACTGCCCAGATCTTCCCACACACCGGTATCAGGATCTTGGGTCATGAACAGCCGGGTATAAGGGGTCTGGATCGAAAGCGCCGTTTTCTGCACGTGGGTCAACGCACGTTTGAGCTCTGTGGCCAGCGGGGTGGCTGTTCCAATCAGGTCGGTGAACGGCCTGCCGGGATCGAGATAGGAAATGTCCTCGGTTTGACAGGCCATGTGCGACAACTCATGTATCAACGTCACCGCCCGTGCATGGGTGTCGATCGGGAAGGCCGCGTCGGTCAGGTGTTGACGGTAGTGATCGAATCTAAGGTCGAAGAATCTTTCTGCAAGGTGAATTCTGCGGTTTTTGTCTTTGGCGACAATGAAGGCAAACGTGTTTTGGGCGTCTTCGGTCAGCCTGCCGACGGCAAAACGACTGGACTTCGGTTTTCTCAGTGACGGCTCCAGCAACGCTGCGAAAACGTCGCCAATGACTTTTTCAAGCTGCTCGACATGTGCGGGCAGCACATGCTGCACACCGAGGAAATCCATGATGAGCTGATGCACGGGCGTGACGGTCTCGTCGGAGGATTTGAGTTGTTGCAGGTTTCGGTAGCTGTTCCAGGCGTAGGTCGTTGCCAGGTCCAGCGCTTCGTCAATCTGACGGGCCTTCTGTGGAAACAATCGTCGGATACGGGACATGCCCGAGGCATCGACGTTCATGCCATCAAACACCGATCTCGCAGTCTCCAGGCGTCCGAACAGACTGAAGCGAGGCGCCGACTCTCGTCCATCAAGCAACCATTGCTTCGATTCGTTCTGGCGCAGATGAGGGCCCAGCTCGCGTGTGTCGCCGATGCGCCATCGGCTGCCGCGCTTGATGACCGGATACACCTTTCCTTCAACCGGCCCGTAGTGTTGTTTTGTCGTTGGGTGGGTGTAGAGCCCAAGCGTGGCGTCTGAAGTCAGCGAACCCAGATCAACGTTCATGCTTTCGTGGCGCGCGAGTTTCGTGCGTTCGGGGCCCGTGACATCGATGTCCTGCCATTTGAGCCGGGTATCGGGTTTTTCCGGTGCCGGTAGGGCCGGTGTCGACGACCGCAGCGTTGAATCCCCCAGTGTCTGGCGCAGCGTGGAAAGTTCGGCCACGCCGCTGATGAACGCTTTTACGGCGGCTCCCCACCGATGGGTTTGCAGGTCTTCGGCAGATTGCTTGATGTCGCGGTAACTGCGCCACACCGTCTCCGGGTAGGCGAGCTTGCCCATGAAAAATGTATAGGCCTCGTGCAGGTCTTCGCCCAGTACATGCTTGATGGTTGCCCATTCGCCTTGTTTTCGCTCATCGGACTGGCAACCGAGCAATCGGCCCAACAAGGCGACGTTGTCATTGAGCAGGTGTTTGAACAGGTTCCCCTTGATCGGTTGGGAAGCCAGCGTGGTGATGTTCGACGACGTGGCTCTGGCAACGCGGTGATGGGGGGTCGCCATCCGGGTTTCCAGCAGCGTCCGGTCAGGGTTCTGCAGATTCAGGAGTAGCCAGTCGAGCAGCGGTCCGCGGGTCTTCAGTTCTGTCAGCAGCTGGGCTTCGTTTTCATATTCTTTCATCCCGTGCCCAGGGCTGTGAGGCGCAATCAGCACCTGCGCTCCAGTGCGATCCGCCGTCGAGCCGATCAGATAGACACCGGGCACTTTGATCGATTGGGCCTGCCTGATACCCAGGAACTCAAGCGGACGGATGATTGCGTGGGCACCGTCGACCGCCGCGCGGGCGAGGGCGTCGGGCATGTCCATGACTTGCCGGATCAGATCAAACCCGGTCTCGCTCAGGCGCTCCTGAAGTTTTTCCGCGTGGGCGTAATGCATTAATTGCCAGGGCAATTGTGTGTAGAAGCGCTTGCGGCGCTCTGCGTTTGCCGGGGTGTCGGCCAGGGCGTCGTTCACTATTTTCTGTTGATGGTCGCCCGGTTTCAGGTTGCGGATCAGCTCTTTGATGTAGCGCTCGTTCATCCCCTCGGGAATCACGGTGCTATCAAGCGATACCAGTTTGAAATGGAGTGGGTCCAGCGACTTGAGATGAGTCAAGGCAAAGTCGGTCAGGGTTTGGGTGTGGGCCGTCGATGTCGGGCGGGCGTTGATTTGCACCCGGACAGTGTCAGGGTCGATGTTGAAGCCGTCCGCCTTGAGTTGTTTCTCAAGGCCATGGTGCGCCGTGCGTTGCAGTGACCGCAGGCCGGTCAGGTAATCCTGGTCGTCTTTCACATTATCGACGTATTGCTGAAGCAGCTCGGCATGCACAATCAGCTCTTTGACGGATGCCTGGGCCAGCCATGCCGGCAGTTTTTGCCGGGTGGTCAGGGATTGTGCAATGTCCATCGGACGGTCAAGCCCTGTCATCGGTTTACGCAGCGAGACAAGATCCAGGAGATGGGTCAGTGGCGTCGCGGAGAGCTTTGTTGCCAGCGCATCGGTCAGGCACGGCTCATCGAGGTGCACATAAGGTTTTTGCAGGTAATCAAGAAAATGCCCATAGACCCGCTGCAGAGGCGCCAACGTGTAAGTCCGGCCAGGCAAACGCTCGCTGCGACCAAGGTTCTCCAGCAGCATTGAGCGATGGTTGACGTCGGCGAGGCGTCGACCGAGTTCGGTCAGCAACGGCGTCAGCCCTTTGAACGCTTCAAACCCCAACGCAGGTGTCCACACAATCGCCTTGCCCGAATGCACCGGATCCTGGCCGCCTCGTTCAGTCAGGACAAAACAGCTGGCCAGCTTCAACGGATCCGCTGCATCGCCGGCCTTGAGCGCCAGGGAAAACACGTCCGGCAGAAAGCCGTTCAATGCCGCTCGCTGCAGGTGTATCGGGCTGTCGAGCACGGTTTTGATGATTGCCTGCTCCGTTGTACTCAAGGTGCGGGTGACGGCACGCAGCTTCAGTTCACTGCGCAAAGCCGTTGACAACGTATGAGAAAACGTCGATTGCAAGCTGGCCA
This region of Pseudomonas mandelii genomic DNA includes:
- a CDS encoding FecR family protein is translated as MTDNSLSQAEYDAITDAAAHWCMRLHAVDCTAEERIAFEHWRDVHPLHAFEYEAMLEIWEVAGDLPRPEAVTSVARFKQAAPWRTVGIAAAVCALALPLAAYSGWNMGWLPNSYQHFEASDTVRQVTLSDGSQVELNLGSELIFSNYKDQRRVTLEKGEAFFSVSHDLAHPFVVRAADGRIRVTGTKFNVWMYEDQVRVNLIEGSVLVSSNDDLPGDGLRLGPAMQARYKHGDFTPQINQTYPNDNSLAWRSGKLVIDDLALNDALPLINRYLSKPVMVADHSTGTIRLGGIYNIKELNNLVASLPKVLPVYLTRNKEGNPVLNSIPQQTPKS
- a CDS encoding dermonecrotic toxin domain-containing protein; this translates as MTTPAEPYFFDEAERAANARQPGERENTLNFTLDDLKWLKHVYLATHAARVAQKEPMQACQLLLKVTGKTDIPLAGAFALSRPENGEVILYTPWKGLIKFADMADLKSKLKEWLTQATGKRELLRFLSIEQRSALPAATVPDIATKDIEDAVFQDQQLTLDHNQEQNIKAMKAELLKTPTLQSMLDDTLKHALHKAFPALDQRLTRLKSFVKTVSAFDGNEDLHTISSIPLSDALLHFYLTNQWPTGDSRVFANPEHSVSNDADNLTWESAVKEIAQSFTPHLHSLLALFWNTSMSTGLSRLAFFTEGLRDTFHLKLLHQRQNGGLTTQEYLRLMNVSLPPDAHDPLRIEKIRVTAPFRHFAELASTLMIGGTNTLGFLYSPSRGIEATNNLPAVKNIVLEMMKTEGHEDTLLNFMSLDERATFLALEPVERVVEGKPIVGPVFNHLMADILGKQRDNLSHALSRLRESEGTLDPHALLDSALDVRGLIDDRLLASDPSGRWSTRVDRRLGAQPATVRAESAREELSRLDSVEQALDQLLDKHPAISTATRSITDAERVLSDSVASLQSTFSHTLSTALRSELKLRAVTRTLSTTEQAIIKTVLDSPIHLQRAALNGFLPDVFSLALKAGDAADPLKLASCFVLTERGGQDPVHSGKAIVWTPALGFEAFKGLTPLLTELGRRLADVNHRSMLLENLGRSERLPGRTYTLAPLQRVYGHFLDYLQKPYVHLDEPCLTDALATKLSATPLTHLLDLVSLRKPMTGLDRPMDIAQSLTTRQKLPAWLAQASVKELIVHAELLQQYVDNVKDDQDYLTGLRSLQRTAHHGLEKQLKADGFNIDPDTVRVQINARPTSTAHTQTLTDFALTHLKSLDPLHFKLVSLDSTVIPEGMNERYIKELIRNLKPGDHQQKIVNDALADTPANAERRKRFYTQLPWQLMHYAHAEKLQERLSETGFDLIRQVMDMPDALARAAVDGAHAIIRPLEFLGIRQAQSIKVPGVYLIGSTADRTGAQVLIAPHSPGHGMKEYENEAQLLTELKTRGPLLDWLLLNLQNPDRTLLETRMATPHHRVARATSSNITTLASQPIKGNLFKHLLNDNVALLGRLLGCQSDERKQGEWATIKHVLGEDLHEAYTFFMGKLAYPETVWRSYRDIKQSAEDLQTHRWGAAVKAFISGVAELSTLRQTLGDSTLRSSTPALPAPEKPDTRLKWQDIDVTGPERTKLARHESMNVDLGSLTSDATLGLYTHPTTKQHYGPVEGKVYPVIKRGSRWRIGDTRELGPHLRQNESKQWLLDGRESAPRFSLFGRLETARSVFDGMNVDASGMSRIRRLFPQKARQIDEALDLATTYAWNSYRNLQQLKSSDETVTPVHQLIMDFLGVQHVLPAHVEQLEKVIGDVFAALLEPSLRKPKSSRFAVGRLTEDAQNTFAFIVAKDKNRRIHLAERFFDLRFDHYRQHLTDAAFPIDTHARAVTLIHELSHMACQTEDISYLDPGRPFTDLIGTATPLATELKRALTHVQKTALSIQTPYTRLFMTQDPDTGVWEDLGSNSDKESDRVKDHILALTGAENLSGARETFKKNPLVRLTVQLGNADSVAWLVSHLGRELHVSTP